A genomic window from Providencia alcalifaciens includes:
- a CDS encoding heme lyase CcmF/NrfE family subunit has product MEIFLPEIGFISLLLALCITGYHTLLGFIGVFRHVPRQMSQGVLWTSLQFIFLLTAFLCLTASFVFSDFSVIYVAQHSHSLSPLVIKIAAVWGGHEGSLLLWVLFFSGWSALFAWRYRRQNSPFFPLTLCVLAAICTVLLLFVVFYSNPFERLFPPAIEGRDLNPMLQHWGLILHPPLLYLGYSGLMLVAAVVLASLIATPTLLHENSSQPIAQLCWRFAVPSWYILTSGIILGSWWAYSELGWGGWWFWDPVENASLLPWLSATALLHSLSITRRTGLYRHWSLLLAIITLILALLGTLIVRSGILVSVHAFALDNVRAVPLFLLFSVLSLGALFIYGWKAKFPPQEPRRKTSQEIYLLLTLILFTVVLCIVLTGTLYPMLYGLLGLGKISVGAPYFNQTLLPFGLFMLVVMALVTLKYRDIAKKDNHKPLQRLLIILQQKFPAIIAHAGVVLFAMGIALSSTQKAEISQNIAVGQSISVGGYQFQFQQLQLAAESNYTTEKALIHVSKNVDQNSKNGFDIVTERRLYMARQQLMIEPGIHWGWLRSWYVVLGEKTGPERYAMRFYVQEGIQWIWGGGFVMCLGALISWFRGRKHD; this is encoded by the coding sequence TTGGAAATTTTCCTTCCCGAAATAGGGTTTATCAGCTTGCTACTGGCGCTGTGTATCACCGGCTATCATACCCTATTGGGGTTTATTGGCGTTTTCAGGCACGTCCCGAGGCAAATGTCTCAGGGCGTGCTCTGGACGTCTTTGCAATTTATTTTTTTATTAACCGCGTTTCTCTGTTTAACCGCCAGCTTTGTTTTCAGTGATTTTTCCGTTATTTATGTGGCCCAGCATAGCCACAGTTTATCCCCCCTTGTTATCAAAATTGCAGCTGTCTGGGGAGGACACGAGGGTTCACTGCTCCTGTGGGTGCTATTTTTCTCCGGCTGGAGTGCGTTATTTGCCTGGCGTTATCGCCGCCAAAATAGTCCCTTTTTCCCTTTAACGTTGTGTGTACTGGCTGCTATTTGCACCGTGTTATTGCTGTTTGTTGTGTTCTATTCCAACCCGTTTGAACGCCTGTTTCCGCCTGCAATTGAAGGCCGCGATCTCAATCCGATGCTGCAACATTGGGGGCTCATTTTACACCCTCCACTACTTTACCTTGGTTACAGCGGATTGATGCTAGTGGCAGCAGTAGTGCTTGCGTCATTAATTGCGACACCTACCCTACTTCACGAAAATTCCAGTCAGCCGATTGCTCAATTGTGTTGGCGCTTTGCGGTGCCAAGTTGGTACATACTTACTAGCGGTATCATCCTCGGTTCCTGGTGGGCATACAGTGAATTGGGTTGGGGAGGATGGTGGTTTTGGGATCCGGTTGAAAATGCATCCTTACTTCCTTGGCTTTCTGCCACGGCATTACTGCACAGTTTATCTATCACTCGTCGAACAGGACTGTATCGCCATTGGAGTCTGTTACTGGCGATTATCACGTTAATTTTAGCGCTGCTCGGTACACTGATTGTCCGCTCTGGGATCTTAGTGTCCGTTCATGCGTTCGCCTTAGATAACGTGCGTGCTGTTCCACTATTTTTGCTATTTAGCGTTTTAAGCCTTGGTGCTCTGTTTATTTATGGTTGGAAGGCAAAATTCCCCCCTCAAGAACCCCGGCGCAAAACATCACAAGAAATCTATTTATTACTGACATTGATTTTGTTTACCGTGGTTCTATGTATCGTACTAACTGGCACGTTATATCCGATGCTCTATGGCCTATTAGGATTAGGTAAGATCTCAGTAGGCGCCCCCTATTTCAATCAGACGTTATTGCCATTTGGTCTGTTTATGCTGGTGGTGATGGCCCTTGTCACGCTCAAATATCGCGATATTGCCAAAAAAGATAATCACAAGCCACTTCAACGGCTGTTAATTATTTTACAGCAGAAATTCCCTGCCATTATCGCTCACGCAGGGGTTGTTCTGTTCGCCATGGGGATCGCCCTTTCCTCAACACAGAAAGCAGAAATCAGCCAAAATATCGCCGTCGGGCAATCTATCTCAGTTGGCGGATATCAATTCCAATTTCAGCAATTACAACTGGCAGCTGAATCCAACTACACCACCGAAAAAGCGCTGATCCATGTCAGCAAAAACGTAGACCAAAACTCAAAAAATGGCTTTGATATTGTGACTGAGCGCCGCCTATATATGGCTCGCCAGCAACTGATGATAGAGCCGGGGATCCACTGGGGATGGTTGCGTTCTTGGTATGTAGTGCTGGGAGAAAAAACGGGCCCTGAACGCTATGCGATGCGTTTTTATGTGCAAGAAGGCATTCAATGGATTTGGGGTGGTGGATTTGTGATGTGCTTAGGTGCGCTGATAAGTTGGTTTAGGGGGCGGAAACATGATTAA
- the nrfF gene encoding heme lyase NrfEFG subunit NrfF — protein sequence MIKKIVTLLLLLCSLNAHAQIVDTWVFNSNEEQELSLQIASQLRCPQCQNQNLLESNAPTAVSMRHQVFKMVSEGKSESQIKHYMTERYGDFVLYNPPLTLSTLLLWLLPVFAGLCIIFILWKTLKIKNRINQRVILLDSAIPLIEKCNQDHSDIQLLPTINNEKIFHYSHWNKISNTLIAIIICIMIAGYFLLPRFQSTLDLYQRQNDPILLFTPLERETQDLQRLQADIRQSPENSELWAVLGEYYLYQNSYENALIAYGYALKYRGENAQLYAAIATVMYYQAGQVVTNDTQKMIDKSLSLDKNEVTALMLLASDAFINANYTTAINIWQNLLDSNNPRVNRAQIIEAIHMAKLMENRGKQ from the coding sequence ATGATTAAAAAAATCGTTACGCTACTCCTACTGCTGTGCTCCTTGAATGCGCACGCCCAAATTGTGGATACATGGGTATTTAACTCCAATGAGGAGCAAGAGTTATCCTTGCAGATTGCTTCACAGCTACGTTGCCCGCAATGTCAAAACCAAAACTTGTTGGAATCCAATGCGCCTACGGCAGTCAGCATGCGCCATCAAGTCTTTAAAATGGTCTCTGAAGGAAAAAGCGAATCTCAGATTAAACACTATATGACCGAGCGTTATGGTGACTTTGTTTTATATAATCCCCCATTAACGCTTAGCACCCTACTATTATGGTTACTTCCCGTATTTGCTGGTCTTTGTATTATCTTTATTTTATGGAAAACATTAAAAATAAAAAATAGAATTAATCAGCGAGTTATATTATTAGACTCCGCTATTCCATTAATAGAAAAATGCAACCAAGATCACTCTGACATCCAGTTATTACCGACTATCAATAATGAAAAAATATTTCACTATTCTCATTGGAATAAAATAAGTAACACCCTTATTGCCATCATAATCTGCATTATGATAGCGGGCTATTTTTTATTACCGCGATTCCAGTCCACTCTTGACTTGTATCAAAGACAAAATGACCCCATTTTACTTTTTACACCACTGGAGCGTGAAACGCAGGATCTACAACGTTTACAAGCAGATATCCGTCAATCCCCTGAAAATAGTGAGCTTTGGGCTGTTTTAGGTGAATACTATCTTTATCAAAATAGCTATGAAAATGCCTTAATTGCCTATGGCTACGCACTCAAATATCGCGGAGAGAATGCGCAACTCTATGCTGCAATCGCCACCGTGATGTATTATCAAGCAGGACAAGTGGTTACAAATGATACACAGAAAATGATAGACAAATCATTAAGTCTAGATAAGAATGAAGTCACCGCATTGATGTTATTAGCCTCGGATGCCTTTATCAATGCCAACTATACAACGGCGATTAATATCTGGCAAAATTTACTCGATAGTAATAATCCAAGAGTTAATCGCGCTCAAATTATTGAAGCCATTCACATGGCTAAATTAATGGAAAATAGAGGAAAACAGTGA
- the yegD gene encoding molecular chaperone, with product MFIGFDYGTSNCSVAIMKDGKPQLLPLEGSNFYIPSTLCAPTRESVSEHLFRHLNISPTDSVGQQILRRSMAFNQDEGIELEPEDIVFGQAALDLYLSDPRDVYYVKSPKSFLGASGLHETQVSFFEDLVCAMMANIKHTAEASTQQTITDTVIGRPINFHGRGGELANQQAEAILLKAAKRAGFQNIAFQFEPVAAGLEYESTLTKDKTILVVDIGGGTTDCSLIQMGPSYKDSHDRTNSLLAHTGQRVGGNDLDIFIALKQLMQLFGMESQYQSGIKMPLLQFWNPIAINNVEAQKEFYSRANLNALTRLQQDAQEPALLARLLEVYHQTLGYSIVRKAEEAKIALSDEQNYLAKIALSKELLEVNIGRNQLIDAIESPKSKMIELVKEAVVQGGVQPDAIFVTGGSARSPILHQAIQEQLPNIPIVRGDDFGSVTAGLARWAQTCFK from the coding sequence ATGTTTATTGGTTTTGACTACGGAACATCTAACTGCTCCGTCGCAATCATGAAAGATGGAAAACCGCAATTGTTACCCCTTGAAGGCAGTAATTTTTATATTCCATCAACTTTGTGTGCGCCAACAAGAGAATCAGTTTCAGAGCACTTATTTCGCCATCTGAATATTTCTCCGACGGACTCAGTAGGCCAGCAAATCCTCCGTCGCTCCATGGCGTTTAATCAGGATGAAGGCATTGAATTAGAGCCGGAAGATATTGTTTTCGGGCAAGCTGCACTGGACTTATATTTAAGCGACCCTCGTGATGTCTACTATGTAAAATCACCCAAATCTTTTTTAGGTGCGTCAGGCTTACACGAAACTCAAGTGAGCTTCTTCGAAGATTTAGTGTGCGCCATGATGGCAAATATCAAGCATACCGCCGAAGCAAGTACCCAGCAAACCATCACTGACACCGTGATTGGTCGCCCAATTAACTTCCATGGACGTGGTGGTGAACTTGCTAACCAGCAAGCGGAAGCTATCTTATTAAAAGCCGCTAAACGTGCTGGATTTCAGAATATTGCGTTCCAGTTTGAGCCGGTTGCCGCAGGGTTAGAGTATGAATCCACCCTCACAAAAGATAAAACCATCCTAGTCGTCGATATTGGGGGGGGAACCACTGACTGTTCACTGATCCAAATGGGACCCAGTTACAAAGACAGCCACGACCGCACTAACTCTTTGTTAGCACATACAGGTCAACGTGTTGGCGGAAACGATCTGGATATTTTCATCGCCTTAAAACAGCTAATGCAGCTCTTTGGTATGGAAAGCCAATATCAATCGGGGATAAAAATGCCTCTGTTGCAGTTTTGGAATCCGATTGCCATTAACAATGTGGAAGCGCAAAAAGAGTTTTATTCTCGCGCTAACCTCAATGCATTAACCCGCTTACAGCAAGATGCTCAAGAACCAGCCCTGCTCGCACGTTTGCTCGAGGTTTATCACCAAACGCTGGGTTACAGTATTGTACGCAAAGCGGAAGAGGCGAAAATCGCGCTCTCTGACGAACAAAATTACTTAGCGAAAATTGCATTATCAAAAGAGCTGCTTGAAGTGAATATTGGACGTAATCAATTGATTGATGCGATTGAATCACCAAAAAGCAAAATGATTGAGTTGGTGAAAGAAGCCGTTGTACAAGGCGGGGTTCAACCAGATGCTATTTTTGTCACTGGCGGTAGCGCCCGCTCGCCTATCTTACATCAAGCGATTCAAGAACAACTGCCGAACATCCCCATTGTTCGTGGTGATGATTTTGGCTCGGTTACCGCGGGGTTAGCCCGCTGGGCGCAAACCTGCTTTAAATAA
- a CDS encoding ABC transporter ATP-binding protein, producing MSDSTLVLDNVHVSYGNKHQRNHVLNGFSLHIDAGEIGCLLGASGCGKTTALRAIAGFEQVEQGTIYVGGRCVAGPNRHLPPEQRNVGMVFQDYALFPHLTAAQNVAFGLRKQPKEQQYTRVQQLLTLVELSGLAERYPHEMSGGQQQRIALARALAPQPAVLLLDEPLSSLDPDSRKRLGQEVRDILRAAGQTALLVTHSEDEAQLMANKISYLKEGRLLEE from the coding sequence GTGTCAGATTCAACCTTAGTTCTTGACAATGTCCATGTTTCTTATGGCAATAAACATCAACGTAACCATGTGCTTAATGGTTTCTCTTTGCATATTGATGCAGGGGAAATTGGTTGTTTACTTGGCGCTTCGGGATGCGGAAAAACCACTGCATTGAGAGCGATTGCTGGGTTTGAACAGGTAGAGCAAGGAACCATTTACGTGGGGGGGCGCTGTGTTGCAGGCCCAAATCGTCACCTACCACCTGAACAGCGTAATGTTGGTATGGTTTTCCAAGATTATGCATTGTTCCCTCATTTAACGGCGGCGCAGAACGTGGCATTTGGGTTAAGAAAACAGCCTAAAGAGCAGCAATACACTCGTGTCCAGCAGCTATTAACATTGGTTGAATTGAGTGGTTTAGCGGAACGCTATCCTCATGAAATGTCGGGTGGTCAGCAGCAGCGCATTGCATTAGCGCGAGCGTTAGCGCCGCAGCCAGCGGTGCTGTTATTGGATGAACCGCTTTCTAGCCTTGATCCTGATAGCCGAAAACGCTTAGGGCAAGAAGTGCGGGATATTTTACGCGCGGCTGGGCAAACAGCGTTGTTGGTGACCCACAGTGAAGATGAAGCTCAGTTAATGGCAAATAAAATCAGTTATTTAAAAGAAGGGCGATTGCTCGAGGAGTAG
- a CDS encoding ABC transporter permease produces MDSINKTGLTSTRGAFGLPRVGFSPLTLSVVVITLGVLTPLLFLLGLAASSGFSHWEHLMRYVLPDATLNTLILLLGVGAMVMTIGAGCAWLVTAFDFPGRKLFSWALLLPLAMPTYIVAFAWLDLLHPIGPIQEFIRSLLGYDTPRQFRLPDLRSMTGAILLLGLVLYPYVYLTMRAMFMSQPAHLLEAARTLGLSSTGTFFRVALPMARPALVVGTSLALLETLNDIGASEFLGVNTLTVTVYTTWVTRSDLPAAAQIACSMLTVIILLLALEYYGRKNQRYSTGRQMRGILPSRLVGWRAILATCVTALPVVLGFLAPALFLGWESLKRISDSMTISSSLLQSLQNSLLLAAGVTVVVTLVSIVVAWYARASAISGSSQEWRRTLMKIASLGYAVPGTVLAIGLLTPGMALDNFLAELLDFRGLPLLSTGILLVICCSIRFMAISIGAIDAGLTRIPPSMEQASRLLGESELRTFFRVHLPLLRPALVTSALLVFADAMKELPTTLLLRPVNFETLATSLYAEAARGTYEEGAIAALLIVLAGTLPVILLARSQLTSSQSKRSSQ; encoded by the coding sequence TTGGATTCGATCAATAAAACTGGCTTAACCTCTACGCGCGGGGCTTTCGGGTTGCCGCGCGTTGGTTTCTCGCCATTAACTCTTTCTGTGGTGGTCATTACGCTTGGCGTTCTGACCCCTTTGTTGTTTTTATTAGGTCTGGCAGCAAGCTCAGGATTCAGCCATTGGGAACATTTGATGCGCTATGTGCTTCCCGATGCCACCTTAAATACCTTAATTTTACTGCTGGGTGTTGGTGCCATGGTGATGACCATTGGCGCGGGGTGTGCATGGTTGGTGACAGCGTTTGATTTCCCGGGTCGAAAGCTGTTTAGCTGGGCGCTACTACTGCCCCTTGCGATGCCAACCTACATTGTGGCGTTTGCATGGCTAGATTTACTGCATCCTATTGGGCCGATTCAAGAATTTATTCGTAGCTTGTTGGGGTACGACACACCGCGCCAATTCCGCCTTCCTGATCTCCGCTCGATGACGGGTGCCATTTTGTTGCTTGGTTTGGTGCTTTATCCCTATGTTTACTTAACCATGCGAGCCATGTTTATGAGCCAACCAGCACATTTGCTGGAAGCTGCTCGAACTCTTGGGCTCAGTTCCACGGGAACATTTTTCCGAGTGGCGCTACCGATGGCGCGACCTGCCTTAGTGGTGGGTACTAGCCTCGCTCTGCTGGAAACCCTCAATGATATCGGTGCATCGGAATTTTTAGGTGTGAATACATTGACTGTGACGGTGTACACCACATGGGTGACTCGCTCTGATCTGCCCGCTGCGGCGCAAATTGCGTGCTCGATGTTAACCGTGATTATCTTACTGCTAGCATTAGAATATTACGGTCGAAAAAATCAACGTTACAGTACTGGGCGGCAAATGCGCGGGATCTTGCCATCGCGCTTGGTCGGGTGGCGAGCCATATTAGCCACATGTGTCACCGCGCTACCTGTTGTGTTAGGTTTTTTAGCACCGGCACTTTTTTTAGGGTGGGAAAGCCTTAAACGCATCAGTGACAGCATGACAATCTCAAGCAGCTTGTTGCAGTCATTGCAAAACTCATTATTACTGGCGGCGGGTGTTACCGTCGTCGTGACGTTGGTGAGTATTGTCGTGGCTTGGTATGCAAGAGCGAGCGCGATTTCCGGTTCATCTCAAGAATGGCGACGCACCTTGATGAAAATTGCTTCTCTGGGTTATGCCGTGCCCGGAACGGTGTTGGCGATAGGCTTGTTAACTCCGGGTATGGCGCTGGATAATTTTCTGGCTGAGCTATTGGATTTTAGAGGATTACCACTGTTATCAACGGGAATTTTATTGGTCATTTGTTGCTCAATTCGATTTATGGCTATCTCCATTGGGGCGATTGATGCTGGGTTAACCCGCATTCCTCCGAGCATGGAACAAGCCTCAAGGCTGCTAGGGGAAAGCGAGCTACGAACGTTCTTTCGCGTGCACCTTCCGCTATTACGTCCGGCTCTCGTCACCAGTGCATTATTGGTCTTTGCGGATGCGATGAAAGAGTTGCCGACCACATTACTGTTACGTCCAGTGAATTTTGAGACGTTGGCAACCTCGTTGTATGCAGAGGCAGCACGAGGAACCTATGAAGAAGGTGCGATTGCAGCATTATTAATTGTGCTAGCAGGGACATTGCCTGTGATCCTTCTAGCGCGCAGCCAGCTGACTTCATCTCAATCAAAACGGTCGTCTCAATAA
- a CDS encoding Fe(3+) ABC transporter substrate-binding protein, with translation MYFLRNKTRLITLASSLIVTCALPAMAKDSLTLYTTREPGLIQPLLDAFTKETAIDVNTVYVKDGMLERVKAEGKNSPADLLMTVDAGNLIDLVEAGVTQPVDSKVLTDAIPASLRDKDNQWFGLSMRARVLYAEKDLPLTSITYEDLADPKWKDKICIRAGQHPYNTALVAAMIAHDGEAKTEAWLRGVKANLARKATGGDRDVARDILGGICDVGLANSYYVGHMKNAKEGTDARKWGDAIKVVQPTFTNGGTHVNITGAAVSRNAPHKEQAVKLMEYLVSVPAQQLYAQANYEYPIRKGVPLDATINNAIGEINVDTLPLTEIVKYRKQASQLVDKVGFDQ, from the coding sequence ATGTATTTTTTACGTAATAAAACGCGTTTAATTACGTTGGCCTCATCGCTTATTGTTACCTGCGCACTGCCTGCTATGGCAAAGGATTCCCTAACGTTATACACCACTCGTGAACCGGGACTGATTCAGCCACTTCTGGATGCTTTTACCAAAGAAACTGCCATTGACGTCAACACAGTCTATGTCAAAGACGGCATGCTAGAGCGCGTCAAAGCGGAAGGTAAAAACTCCCCGGCAGATTTATTAATGACGGTAGACGCTGGGAACCTCATCGATCTAGTTGAAGCAGGTGTTACGCAGCCTGTTGATTCAAAAGTATTAACGGATGCTATTCCTGCTTCATTACGCGATAAAGATAATCAATGGTTTGGTTTATCTATGCGCGCTCGAGTGTTGTATGCCGAAAAAGATTTACCGCTAACTAGCATCACTTATGAAGATTTAGCCGATCCAAAATGGAAAGACAAAATTTGTATCCGCGCAGGTCAACACCCGTATAACACGGCGTTAGTGGCAGCAATGATTGCCCACGACGGCGAAGCGAAAACGGAAGCATGGTTACGCGGCGTGAAAGCTAACTTAGCGCGTAAAGCGACGGGCGGTGATCGCGATGTCGCTCGTGATATTCTTGGCGGTATCTGCGATGTTGGTTTAGCGAACTCTTATTATGTGGGTCACATGAAAAATGCCAAAGAGGGCACTGACGCGCGTAAATGGGGGGATGCTATCAAAGTGGTTCAGCCAACCTTTACCAATGGCGGTACGCACGTCAACATTACTGGTGCAGCAGTTTCGCGTAACGCACCACACAAAGAGCAAGCGGTTAAACTGATGGAATATCTGGTTTCTGTTCCTGCACAGCAACTGTACGCTCAAGCAAACTATGAATATCCAATTCGCAAAGGTGTTCCACTGGATGCCACTATCAATAACGCGATTGGTGAAATCAATGTGGATACCCTTCCACTTACCGAGATTGTGAAATACCGTAAACAAGCGAGTCAGTTGGTAGATAAAGTTGGATTCGATCAATAA
- a CDS encoding fimbrial protein, translating to MNIKQLVKLIFVNSFIYFVGVSSAYAFTCYDSTGNVLSYTQSPVTANAYVNLQPSVQLGQNLVVDLSNSIFCKNDDPSARRDQVNMIRGSAYGGVLNNFRGSLRYYGSSYTFPLTNATHQQDFPLGNYTAWNTQLYLTPISAAGGVVINRGTHFATLVMYQVGSNIVGGGNVNTSTFTWNLYANNDVVVPIGGCDISSRNVVVNLPEYPGNAQPVPLSIYCASSQNISYYLTGTTDTSSNIFANTLSGANAAKGVGIQMVSNGNAIPANQNVQLGRVGTSAVNLGLSARYSRTQGQVTAGKVQSVIGVTFMYD from the coding sequence ATGAATATAAAACAGCTAGTTAAATTAATCTTTGTTAACTCATTTATCTATTTTGTCGGGGTTTCTTCGGCGTATGCTTTTACCTGTTACGACTCAACAGGAAACGTTTTAAGCTACACACAAAGCCCAGTGACCGCCAATGCGTATGTTAATTTGCAGCCAAGTGTTCAATTAGGTCAAAACTTAGTGGTCGATTTGTCGAATTCAATATTTTGTAAGAACGATGACCCATCAGCGCGACGTGACCAAGTGAATATGATCCGTGGTTCCGCTTATGGTGGGGTATTGAATAACTTTCGAGGCTCATTACGATATTATGGCTCAAGCTATACGTTCCCTTTGACTAACGCAACTCACCAGCAAGATTTTCCATTGGGCAATTACACAGCATGGAATACTCAATTGTATTTAACCCCCATTTCTGCGGCGGGTGGTGTAGTGATTAACCGAGGAACCCACTTTGCAACATTGGTAATGTACCAAGTTGGTTCTAACATCGTGGGGGGCGGTAACGTCAATACATCGACCTTTACATGGAATTTGTATGCCAACAATGATGTTGTGGTACCTATTGGTGGTTGTGATATTTCTTCGCGTAATGTGGTGGTCAACTTACCGGAATATCCGGGAAATGCTCAGCCGGTACCGTTATCTATCTATTGCGCTTCGAGCCAAAATATCTCCTATTATTTAACGGGGACAACGGATACTAGCAGTAACATTTTTGCGAATACACTCTCAGGCGCTAACGCCGCAAAAGGGGTAGGGATCCAGATGGTTAGTAATGGTAACGCGATTCCAGCAAATCAAAATGTCCAGTTAGGTCGAGTAGGAACGTCGGCAGTGAACTTAGGGTTAAGTGCGCGATATTCAAGAACCCAAGGTCAGGTGACCGCAGGGAAAGTGCAGTCCGTGATTGGCGTGACATTTATGTATGATTAG
- a CDS encoding fimbrial protein, whose amino-acid sequence MMTALILGLLSSSITSIHAADVIVTVNGSVVAKPCTVSTKTANVDLGDLYTFNLTSPGSASDWHTVSLDLTNCPVGTSVVMATFKGVADSVGYYKNQGTAGNIQLQLQDSSGNNLNNGAQKRMPVSDATLSTSFPLQVRAISVRGGATQGSIQAAIDVTYTYL is encoded by the coding sequence ATGATGACAGCTTTAATTTTGGGGCTGTTATCTTCATCAATAACCTCCATACATGCGGCTGACGTAATAGTAACGGTCAATGGGAGCGTTGTTGCGAAACCTTGTACGGTATCAACCAAGACGGCCAATGTGGATCTGGGTGATCTTTACACGTTCAATTTGACCTCACCGGGGTCGGCATCGGATTGGCATACTGTGTCGCTGGATTTGACCAATTGCCCTGTTGGTACATCGGTGGTCATGGCGACCTTTAAAGGTGTCGCTGATTCGGTGGGATACTACAAAAACCAAGGTACGGCAGGCAATATCCAGCTACAACTTCAAGATTCATCGGGCAATAATTTAAATAACGGCGCACAAAAACGCATGCCAGTCAGCGATGCAACGCTTTCAACCAGTTTTCCTTTACAGGTAAGGGCAATATCGGTGAGAGGCGGGGCGACACAAGGCTCCATTCAAGCGGCAATTGATGTCACCTACACGTATCTGTGA
- a CDS encoding fimbrial protein yields the protein MFDKSNIFFASILTSLCLCSNVLAADSTINIKGNVRDNTCAVAPGSQSQVVDLLLNAVKQLHSVGEVTPTVPFRIELTPCGSAVTAVKVGFVGIVDSSNKTLLALEPGSANATGAGIQILDSAKDPLVLNADSNNIAWTPLVAGKANTLNFNARLMASKLPVTAGHIRATATFTLEFQ from the coding sequence GTGTTTGATAAATCGAATATTTTTTTTGCCTCAATACTGACCTCTTTGTGCTTATGTTCCAATGTATTGGCGGCCGACAGCACCATTAATATTAAAGGCAATGTACGAGATAACACTTGTGCCGTGGCTCCTGGTTCACAAAGCCAAGTGGTGGATTTGCTACTGAATGCGGTGAAACAGCTGCACTCAGTGGGGGAAGTGACACCAACGGTGCCGTTTCGTATTGAGCTAACACCTTGCGGTTCTGCGGTAACGGCAGTCAAAGTCGGGTTTGTCGGTATAGTAGACTCGAGTAACAAAACCTTGCTGGCATTAGAACCCGGTAGCGCAAATGCGACAGGGGCAGGTATTCAGATTTTAGACAGCGCTAAAGATCCATTAGTCCTCAATGCGGACTCAAATAATATTGCATGGACGCCTTTAGTGGCAGGAAAAGCCAATACGCTCAATTTCAATGCACGTTTAATGGCGTCAAAATTGCCCGTTACGGCAGGGCATATTCGAGCAACTGCCACATTTACGCTCGAATTTCAGTAA